The Elaeis guineensis isolate ETL-2024a chromosome 14, EG11, whole genome shotgun sequence genome has a segment encoding these proteins:
- the LOC105057676 gene encoding chromatin-remodeling ATPase INO80: MDPRRHHKNAGNGLSYSNLFNLESLMSFQVPRLEDDFDNYGNDSQDESRSSQGQGTMLDHCNGASTVRSSELSRRQKRRLVGSEAASNSSLWGDANSSDEDDEDYESQITEEQYRAMLGEHVQKYRRVRLRDSSSGLASARTAMPGLKRSNGTKVGKYSSEPIVSAKEEGALWEIERSPEHYEADFDLEYGGVSRFSSSTDSAYLDIGEGITYRIPPTYDKLVTTLKLPSFSDIRVEEYFLKGTLNLPSLAAMMATDRRFEAWNQSGLGEPQPRYESLQARLKSFPSGNSNQKFTLQVCDVDLDPFSIPEGAAGRIRRSIMSENGTLQVCYVKVLEKGDTYEIIERSLPKKQIVKKDPSVIEKEQAEKIGRLWVNIGRRDIPKHHRIFTNFHKKQLADSKRFSETCQREVKLKVSRSLKLVRGAAIRTRKLAKDMLIFWKRIDKEQAELRKKEERDAAEALKREEELREAKRHQQRLNFLLSQTELYSHFMQNKSTAPPVETLSLAEGESKAPEEGLILGDVKPGEEEDPEEAELKREALRAAQQAVSQQKKITNAFDNECLKLRQAAEANVPADDSSIAGSSDIDLLHPSTMPVKSTVQTPELFKGTLKEYQLRGLQWLVNCYEQGLNGILADEMGLGKTIQAIAFLAHLAEEKNIWGPFLVVAPSSVLNNWADEIDRFCPDLKILPYWGGLQERMVLRKNINPKRLYRREARFHILITSYQLLVTDEKCLRRVKWQYMVLDEAQAIKSSNSIRWKTLLSFNCRNRLLLTGTPIQNNMAELWALLHFIMPTLFDSHEQFNEWFSKGIENHAEHGGTLNEHQLNRLHAVLKPFMLRRVKKDVITELTGKTEVTVHCKLSSRQLAFYRAIKDKISITELCNGSRGHLNDKKIVNLMNIVIQLRKVCNHPELFERNEGSSYFYFADIPNSLLPPPFGELEDIHYAGDWNPITYKVPKLVHEEIIQNAEMPSSVSGCRIQCRSLKRLFNIFSPDNIYESTVSQYRCSNDYCMSDGAFGFTRLIDLSPAEVSFLANCSVLERLVFSVMRWDRQFIDETLDLFMDLEGDDLQYNHLDKGTVRAVARMLLLPTKSEASLLRRRLATGPGDDPYEALVSSHQDRFISNTRLLHATYFFIPQARAPPINAQCPDRSFAYQMVEELHHPWTKKLFVGFARTSEFNGPRRPIDPHHLIQEMPSESYVPPLLELPYSIFGSSPPMRSFDPAKMLTDSGKLQTLDILLKRLRAENHRVLLFAQMTKMLNILEDYMNYRKYRYLRFDGSSNLMDRRDMVRDFQRRNDIFVFLLSTRAGGLGINLTAADTVIFYESDWNPTLDLQAMDRAHRLGQTREVTVYRLICKETIEEKILQRASQKNTVQQLVMTGGHVRGDLIPEDVVSLLLDDAQLDQKLRETSLQAKDRQKKKRVTKGIHVDAEGNVSLEDLMQDAEYEPENATNKKRKSDSQKKNPPKPRNPQKIAKNTDLPEELDEPSPIGYEEDQIMQQRPKRPKRPTKSVNENLEPVFNSTANMLTTNSTNVSAVII; encoded by the exons ATGGACCCGCGGCGCCACCACAAGAACGCCGGCAACGGCCTTTCGTATTCCAATCTCTTCAATCTTGAG TCTTTGATGAGCTTTCAAGTTCCCCGGCTAGAAGATGATTTTGATAACTATGGCAATGACAGTCAGGATGAGAGCAGAAGTAGCCAAG GTCAAGGAACCATGCTGGACCATTGTAATGGAGCCAGCACTGTTAGGTCTTCAGAATTGAGTAGGAGGCAGAAGAGGCGTTTAGTTGGATCTGAGGCTGCATCGAACTCATCCTTATGGGGAGATGCTAATAGTAGTGATGAGGATGATGAAGACTATGAATCACAAATCACTGAGGAGCAGTACCGTGCAATGCTCGGAGAGCATGTACAAAAGTATAGGAGGGTGAGGCTTAGAGATTCCTCATCAGGGTTGGCTTCTGCTCGGACAGCAATGCCAGGTCTGAAACGCAGTAATGGTACAAAGGTGGGGAAGTACAGTAGTGAGCCTATAGTTTCTGCAAAGGAAGAGGGAGCATTatgggagattgaaagatcaCCAGAGCATTATGAGGCTGATTTTGATTTGGAATATGGTGGGGTTAGCAGGTTTTCTTCCTCTACTGATTCCGCTTATTTGGATATCGGGGAGGGTATCACATATAGGATACCTCCAACTTATGATAAGCTTGTGACTACCTTGAAACTGCCAAGTTTTTCGGACATTCGGGTAGAGGAATATTTCCTGAAGGGCACATTGAATTTACCATCTCTGGCAGCTATGATGGCTACAGATCGAAGATTCGAGGCTTGGAATCAAAGCGGGTTGGGTGAGCCTCAACCACGATATGAATCACTTCAGGCCAGATTGAAGTCATTTCCATCTGGAAATTCGAATCAGAAGTTCACTCTCCAAGTGTGTGATGTTGATCTGGATCCCTTCTCAATTCCAGAAGGAGCAGCTGGGAGGATACGGCGGTCAATTATGTCTGAAAATGGTACCTTACAGGTCTGCTATGTTAAAGTCTTGGAAAAAGGGGATACATATGAG ATTATTGAGCGCAGCTTGCCTAAGAAGCAAATAGTGAAGAAAGACCCTTCAGTAATTGAGAAAGAGCAGGCAGAGAAGATTGGGAGATTGTGGGTGAATATCGGGAGACGAGATATTCCAAAGCATCACAGGATATTTACTAATTTTCATAAGAAACAGCTTGCTGATTCCAAACGCTTCTCAGAGACTTGCCAAAGAGAG GTAAAATTGAAGGTGAGCAGGTCACTCAAATTGGTGAGAGGTGCTGCAATTCGTACTAGAAAGCTTGCTAAAGACATGCTGATATTCTGGAAAAGAATAGATAAGGAGCAG GCAGAactgaggaagaaagaagaaagggatGCAGCTGAAGCTTTGAAGCGTGAGGAAGAGCTTCGTGAAGCAAAGAGACACCAGCAGAGGCTCAACTTTCTCTTGTCACAAACAGAGCTGTACAGTCATTTTATGCAGAATAAGTCTACTGCACCACCGGTTGAAACCTTATCCCTGGCAGAAGGTGAATCTAAAGCTCCAGAAGAGGGATTGATCCTTGGAGATGTCAAACcaggagaggaagaagatcctGAGGAAGCTGAATTAAAAAGGGAAGCTTTGAGGGCAGCTCAACAAGCTGTCTCCCAGCAAAAGAAGATAACAAATGCATTTGACAATGAATGTTTGAAGCTGCGCCAAGCTGCTGAAGCTAATGTTCCAGCAGATGATTCATCTATTGCAGGGTCTAGTGACATAGACCTACTGCATCC cTCGACAATGCCCGTAAAATCGACTGTGCAGACACCAGAGTTGTTCAAAGGCACTCTTAAAGAATATCAGTTGAGGGGATTGCAGTGGCTCGTTAATTGTTATGAGCAG GGTTTGAATGGTATCCTTGCTGACGAAATGGGCCTTGGGAAGACCATCCAAGCAATAGCATTCTTGGCTCATTTAGCTGAG GAGAAGAATATATGGGGCCCTTTTCTGGTGGTTGCACCATCATCCGTCTTGAACAATTGGGCCGATGAAATTGATAGATTCTGTCCTGATCTGAAAATACTTCCTTATTGGGGTGGGCTCCAAGAAAGAATGGtgcttagaaaaaatatcaaccCTAAGCGACTATATCGAAG GGAGGCTCGATTCCACATACTAATTACTAGCTACCAGTTACTTGTGACTGATGAGAAGTGCTTACGGCGTGTGAAATGGCAATATATGGTATTAGATGAAGCCCAGGCGATAAAGAGTTCAAACAG cATTCGATGGAAGACATTACTCAGCTTTAACTGTAGAAATCGTTTGCTTCTGACTGGAACACCCATACAGAATAACATGGCTGAACTGTGGGCCCTTCTTCATTTCATCATGCCAACTTTATTCGACAGCCATGAGCAGTTCAATGAATGGTTTTCAAAAGG CATCGAGAACCATGCAGAACATGGAGGCACTCTGAATGAGCATCAGCTTAATAGACTG CATGCAGTTCTAAAGCCTTTTATGTTGCGTCGGGTTAAGAAAGATGTCATAACAGAGTTGACTGGGAAGACAGAAGTCACAGTTCACTGTAAATTGAGCTCCCGACAACTGGCTTTTTATCGTGCTATAAAGGACAAGATATCCATCACTGAGCTGTGCAATGGTAGTCGTGGCCATCTAAATGACAAGAAAATAGTTAATTTGATGAACATAGTTATTCAATTACGAAAG GTCTGCAACCACCCAGAGTTATTTGAGCGTAATGAGGGAAGTTCCTATTTTTACTTTGCGGATATCCCAAATTCTCTACTTCCTCCTCCATTCGGGGAACTGGAAGACATACATTATGCTGGAGATTGGAATCCTATAACATACAAG GTGCCAAAGCTGGTCCATGAAGAGATCATCCAAAATGCTGAAATGCCTTCTTCTGTTTCTGGATGTCGCATTCAGTGCAGATCTTTGAAGAGactttttaatatattttcaCCAGACAATATTTATGAGTCCACAGTGTCACAATACAGATGCTCAAATGATTATTGCATGAGTGATGGAGCATTTGGGTTTACTCGTTTGATAGATTTATCCCCGGCAGAAGTTTCTTTTTTAGCTAATTGTTCTGTACTTGAAAGGTTGGTATTTTCTGTAATGAGGTGGGATAGACAGTTTATTGATGAAACTTTAGACCTGTTCATGGATTTAGAAGGTGATGATCTTCAATACAATCACCTGGATAAAGGAACGGTTAGGGCTGTCGCACGGATGTTGCTGCTGCCAACAAAATCTGAGGCAAGTTTACTCAGAAGAAGGCTTGCAACCGGTCCAGGTGATGACCCATATGAGGCATTAGTCTCCTCTCATCAGGATCGGTTCATATCCAATACTAGACTTCTGCATGCAACATATTTTTTCATTCCACAAGCCAGAGCCCCACCA ATTAATGCTCAGTGCCCTGACAGGAGCTTTGCCTACCAAATGGTTGAGGAATTGCATCATCCTTGGACGAAAAAACTGTTTGTTGGGTTTGCTCGTACGTCTGAGTTTAATGGTCCCAGAAGACCTATTGATCCTCATCATTTGATCCAGGAGATGCCCTCAGAATCGTATGTTCCGCCCTTGCTTGAGCTCCCATACAGCATATTTGGTTCCTCTCCACCAATGCGAAGCTTTGATCCTGCAAAAATGCTTACG GATTCTGGGAAGCTTCAGACACTGGATATACTATTGAAACGTCTACGAGCTGAAAACCATCGTGTGCTTTTGTTTGCACAAATGACAAAAATGTTGAATATTCTCGAG GACTATATGAACTACAGAAAATACAGATATTTAAGATTTGATGGATCGTCCAATCTGATGGATCGTCGTGACATGGTTAGAGACTTCCAGCGTCG gAATGACATTTTTGTTTTCTTGCTGAGCACTAGAGCTGGAGGACTTGGAATCAATCTGACAGCTGCTGATACTGTAATCTTCTATGAAAGTGACTGGAATCCAACATTAGATCTACAGGCAATGGATAGGGCACATCGACTGGGTCAGACAAGGGAG GTTACCGTATATAGGCTAATATGCAAGGAGACAATTGAGGAAAAGATTTTGCAAAGAGCAAGCCAGAAGAATACTGTTCAACAGCTGGTCATGACAGGTGGTCATGTGCGGGGTGATTTGATTCCTGAGGATGTTGTTTCTCTACTTCTTGATGATGCACAGTTAGATCAGAAACTGAGAGAAACATCCCTGCAG GCCAAGGATCGGCAGAAGAAAAAACGAGTAACAAAGGGTATACATGTAGATGCAGAAGGGAATGTGTCTTTGGAAGACTTGATGCAGGATGCAGAATATGAACCAGAGAATGCAACTAACAAAAag AGGAAATCAGATTCTCAGAAGAAAAATCCTCCAAAGCCACGGAATCCTCAGAAAATTGCCAAGAATACAGATCTGCCTGAGGAGTTGGACGAACCTAGCCCAATTGGATATGAGGAAGATCAGATCATGCAACAGAGGCCAAAAAGACCAAAGAGGCCAACAAAGAGTGTGAATGAGAACCTTGAACCTGTGTTCAACTCCACTGCCAACATGCTGACCACAAACTCTACCAACGTATCAGCCGTCATCATATGA